From one Deltaproteobacteria bacterium genomic stretch:
- a CDS encoding UvrD-helicase domain-containing protein, whose protein sequence is MDLTRLNSAQYEAVVYGHTPLLVLAGAGTGKTTVITFRIANLIEQHAVLPERVLAVTFTNKAAREMRERTGALIGIDPRGLDIGTFHGICGRVLRRYGYRLGLDPSFLIYDQDDQLALIKQCLAALNLDSKVFSPQAMRYIIEQWKNKGETPKQANVSVFDLMQQKALEVYQLYEDELKRANAVDFGDLLLHVVTLLKDDKEVRLALQARWSHILVDEYQDTNHVQYLLLENLVTPNHSLTVVGDDDQSIYRWRGADIGNILRFERDFPGAQIVRLERNYRSTKRILAAANAVIAHNIARKGKTLYTDSSEGEKIQLKMYASERDEGEGVAIGIEQAINAGCTPCNIAVLYRTNSQSRPLEDALRRRRIPYAVFGGIRFYDRREIKDALAYMRLLANPNSDVDFIRALGAPARGVGKTSLNKLISLAREQGCSLFAAAQIATSDNGGISGRAKLGLGQFINMILALRDGEPLPLGRLVERLLRDSGYIEALKKEPGPDVQDRIDNLVELVAAIDEYASLNLDASLPGFLEEVALASDIDTLRESDNAVALMTLHSAKGLEFDNVFLTGMEDGLFPHSRCASEKAALEEERRLCYVGLTRARKRIQLSAARMRTVFGEPRFAELSRFVGEIPDEILDIDYNPAARTNQASFSSSYMNGFTNRNDDLAQPALVADEICCDPCYKEEDDDIEYEVKKQLPAHTTIIVNKSNSGFIKGTKVYHASFGEGRVIAADGQGAKQKLTIDFTSVGRKVVVARFVDRC, encoded by the coding sequence ATGGATCTTACGCGTTTAAATTCTGCACAATATGAAGCGGTGGTATATGGTCACACGCCGTTATTAGTACTTGCCGGTGCTGGTACTGGTAAAACTACGGTTATTACTTTTCGTATCGCCAACCTAATTGAACAACATGCGGTTCTTCCTGAAAGGGTGCTAGCGGTTACATTTACCAACAAAGCAGCACGTGAAATGCGCGAGCGTACTGGCGCTCTAATTGGTATAGATCCTCGCGGCCTTGATATTGGTACATTTCACGGTATCTGCGGGCGGGTGTTGCGTCGTTATGGTTATCGCTTAGGTCTTGATCCAAGTTTTTTAATCTACGATCAAGATGATCAATTAGCATTGATCAAACAATGTCTGGCAGCACTTAATCTTGATAGCAAAGTTTTTTCACCCCAAGCCATGCGTTACATAATTGAGCAATGGAAAAATAAGGGCGAGACTCCTAAGCAAGCTAATGTTTCGGTTTTTGATTTAATGCAACAAAAAGCTTTAGAGGTTTATCAACTTTATGAAGATGAACTTAAACGTGCTAATGCGGTTGACTTTGGTGATTTACTTTTACACGTCGTTACTTTGTTAAAAGACGATAAAGAAGTGCGGTTAGCACTACAAGCTAGGTGGAGTCATATATTAGTCGATGAATATCAAGATACTAATCATGTGCAGTATTTATTACTTGAGAATTTAGTGACCCCTAACCATAGTTTGACGGTCGTAGGTGATGATGACCAATCAATTTATCGTTGGCGTGGTGCAGATATTGGCAACATTTTACGTTTTGAGCGTGATTTTCCTGGGGCGCAGATAGTACGTCTTGAGCGCAACTATCGCTCGACCAAGCGAATTTTAGCGGCGGCTAACGCAGTGATTGCACACAATATCGCTCGTAAAGGCAAGACCCTATATACCGATAGTAGTGAGGGTGAAAAAATTCAGTTAAAAATGTACGCAAGCGAACGTGACGAAGGTGAAGGAGTTGCTATTGGTATTGAACAAGCGATAAACGCAGGTTGCACCCCTTGTAATATCGCTGTTCTTTATCGCACTAACTCGCAGTCACGTCCTTTAGAAGATGCTTTGCGTCGTCGCCGTATACCGTATGCGGTTTTTGGTGGTATACGTTTTTATGATCGACGCGAAATAAAAGACGCGCTTGCTTATATGCGTTTGTTGGCAAATCCCAATTCTGATGTAGATTTTATTCGAGCTTTAGGCGCTCCTGCACGTGGTGTAGGTAAAACTTCACTAAATAAATTGATAAGCTTAGCGCGTGAGCAAGGTTGTAGTCTTTTCGCAGCGGCGCAAATCGCCACGAGCGACAATGGTGGCATAAGTGGTCGCGCTAAACTTGGGCTTGGTCAATTTATTAATATGATTCTTGCTTTGCGTGATGGCGAGCCTTTACCATTGGGGCGTTTAGTCGAACGCTTATTACGTGATAGTGGTTATATTGAAGCGCTTAAGAAAGAGCCCGGTCCTGATGTTCAAGATCGTATTGATAACTTAGTTGAGTTAGTTGCAGCAATTGATGAATACGCTTCACTTAATCTTGATGCTAGTCTGCCAGGATTTTTAGAAGAAGTTGCTTTAGCAAGCGATATTGATACATTACGCGAAAGTGATAATGCTGTTGCCTTAATGACTTTACATAGTGCTAAGGGATTAGAATTTGATAATGTATTTTTAACGGGTATGGAAGATGGGTTGTTTCCGCATAGCCGCTGTGCTAGTGAAAAAGCGGCGCTCGAAGAAGAAAGACGTTTATGTTATGTCGGCTTAACACGTGCGCGAAAACGCATACAACTTTCAGCAGCACGTATGCGCACAGTTTTTGGTGAGCCTCGTTTTGCAGAATTGTCGCGCTTTGTTGGTGAAATTCCCGATGAGATATTAGATATTGATTATAATCCAGCAGCGCGTACTAATCAAGCATCATTTTCGTCCTCATATATGAATGGATTTACAAATCGCAATGATGATCTTGCGCAACCAGCATTGGTAGCCGACGAAATTTGTTGTGATCCTTGTTATAAAGAAGAAGATGATGATATTGAGTATGAAGTAAAAAAACAATTACCTGCTCACACAACAATAATTGTTAATAAATCAAACTCTGGTTTTATTAAAGGTACCAAAGTCTATCACGCTTCGTTTGGTGAAGGTCGTGTTATTGCAGCAGATGGTCAAGGGGCAAAACAAAAACTTACCATAGATTTTACCTCAGTTGGTCGTAAGGTTGTCGTCGCTCGTTTTGTTGATAGGTGTTGA
- a CDS encoding DUF4105 domain-containing protein — translation MTSATAIAQTKSLPAGPALQNSARLSKDTVIGSSATKGNLKTSAIKPSKPLGSDLALYLLTFGPGDHPFFKFGHDAIWLHDDFSGLDLVYNYGTFNFSSPWLILDFLKGKLTYWLSVDSLRATVASYSAENRSIVAQKLNLTPQERLSLARKLAINARLENKYYKYDYYLDNCATRIRDIIDITIDGRLKATATAKAQMTWRQHTLRHTADNLPVYLGLHVIMGNYIDRNISVWDEMFLPVKLQETIGKTEVITPTGEEPLVQSEFTLVTAARPVLRTSPPAWLIWFLLVGLALGGVFIILTLLAYRQHWRWAKVAVALILAAAGLVSGLLGLIFVCLWAFTDHVVAFHNENILQYAPWSLLLLPAAIRLLRGDMQVLPKIRSLLLVLVIGSLMGLLLKLLPWFNQQNFEFIALMLPFWVGLFVAIYLWERSCQASTRHVSNL, via the coding sequence ATTGGGTCGTCTGCAACTAAAGGCAATTTAAAAACATCAGCAATAAAACCGAGCAAACCATTAGGTTCAGATTTAGCGTTATATTTATTAACTTTTGGTCCAGGTGATCATCCTTTTTTTAAATTCGGCCATGATGCGATTTGGCTTCACGATGATTTTTCGGGCCTTGATCTAGTTTATAATTACGGCACTTTTAATTTTAGTTCGCCTTGGCTTATTCTTGATTTTCTTAAAGGTAAATTGACCTATTGGCTTTCGGTAGACTCACTAAGAGCTACTGTGGCTTCATATAGTGCTGAAAATCGTAGCATTGTAGCGCAAAAGCTTAATCTAACCCCGCAAGAGCGCTTAAGTTTAGCTCGTAAGTTAGCAATAAACGCTCGTCTTGAAAATAAGTATTACAAGTATGATTATTATCTCGATAATTGTGCAACCCGTATTCGCGACATCATCGATATTACTATTGACGGTCGTCTTAAAGCTACTGCTACAGCAAAGGCGCAAATGACTTGGCGTCAGCATACTTTGCGCCATACTGCCGATAATCTGCCGGTTTATTTGGGTCTGCATGTAATTATGGGAAATTACATTGATCGCAACATTTCGGTATGGGACGAAATGTTTTTACCAGTCAAGCTACAAGAGACAATAGGTAAAACAGAAGTTATAACACCGACTGGTGAAGAACCACTGGTGCAAAGCGAGTTTACTTTAGTTACAGCTGCTCGCCCTGTCTTGCGAACTTCGCCACCAGCTTGGTTGATATGGTTTCTATTGGTAGGGCTAGCTCTGGGAGGGGTATTTATTATCTTGACATTATTAGCTTATCGTCAACATTGGCGATGGGCAAAAGTTGCCGTAGCTTTAATATTAGCAGCTGCTGGTTTGGTATCTGGTCTCTTGGGTTTGATATTTGTTTGTTTGTGGGCCTTCACCGATCATGTTGTAGCGTTTCATAACGAAAATATTTTGCAATACGCTCCATGGTCATTATTGCTGTTGCCTGCTGCTATCAGGCTTTTACGTGGAGATATGCAAGTATTGCCGAAAATTCGGAGTTTATTGTTGGTATTAGTTATTGGTTCTTTAATGGGTTTATTATTGAAACTTTTGCCCTGGTTTAATCAGCAAAATTTTGAGTTCATCGCCTTGATGCTACCGTTTTGGGTTGGATTATTCGTTGCTATTTATTTATGGGAGCGCTCTTGCCAGGCATCGACTCGCCATGTAAGCAATTTGTAA